A single region of the Lineus longissimus chromosome 14, tnLinLong1.2, whole genome shotgun sequence genome encodes:
- the LOC135498985 gene encoding dnaJ homolog subfamily A member 1-like has protein sequence MVKETKYYDTLGVKPSATQEELKKAYRKLALKYHPDKNPNEGERFKLISQAYEVLADEDKRQIYDKGGEDAIKEGGTGGGFNFHSPMDIFDMFFGGGGRGGGRRGPRKGKDVVHQLSVTLDDLYNGTTRKLALQKNVICNKCEGRGGKKGAVESCPNCRGTGMQVRVQQLSPGIVQQVQSMCYECQGQGERINQKDMCKNCSAKKVVRERKILEVHVDKGMKDDQQIRFSGEGDQEPGLEPGDILIVLDEKPHSVFKRQDQDLFMIMELELVEALCGFQKTVTTLDNRSLVIKVIPGDVIKEGDLKCIYGEGMPRYKNPFDKGRLIIRFKVNFPKPGFLPATKLPQLEKILPERQEVIIPDSAEECTLTEFDPSQDAGRGSRGEAYHEDDDEMGGQQRVQCASQ, from the exons ATGGTGAAGGAGACAAAGTACTACGACACGTTAGGTGTTAAGCCTAGTGCTACACAAGAGGAACTGAAGAAAGCCTACAGAAAACTTGCACTCAAATATCATCCGGACAAAAACCCAAATGAAGGAGAAAGG TTCAAGCTCATCTCACAAGCATACGAGGTCTTAGCCGACGAAGATAAGCGGCAAATTTACGATAAAGGCGGTGAAGATGCAATCAAAGAAGGTGGCACCGGTGGTGGCTTCAACTTCCACTCGCCGATGGACATCTTCGATATGTTCTTTGGCGGCGGTGGACGAGGAGGTGGAAGGCGGGGGCCGCGTAAAGGCAAGGATGTCGTCCACCAGTTGAGTGTCACGCTGGACGACCTTTACAATGGAACGACCCGCAAGTTGGCGCTGCAGAAGAACGTGATATGTAACAAGTGTGAAG GTCGTGGAGGAAAAAAAGGTGCCGTTGAATCATGCCCTAACTGTCGAGGTACTGGCATGCAGGTGCGGGTCCAGCAGCTGTCTCCAGGCATCGTCCAGCAGGTACAGTCAATGTGTTATGAGTGTCAAGGACAGGGAGAGAGAATCAACCAGAAAGATATGTGTAAGAACTGCTCCGCGAAGAAAGTGGTTCGGGAACGCAAGATTCTTGAGGTTCATGTTGATAAAG GGATGAAAGACGACCAGCAGATTCGCTTCAGTGGGGAAGGAGACCAGGAGCCTGGCTTGGAACCTGGTGATATCCTCATCGTTCTCGACGAGAAGCCTCATTCCGTTTTCAAGCGTCAAGACCAAGACCTCTTCATGATCATGGAACTGGAGCTGGTGGAGGCTCTGTGTGGATTCCAGAAGACTGTTACTACGTTAGATAATAGGAGCTTAGTGATCAAGGTTATACCAG GTGACGTCATCAAGGAGGGTGACCTCAAATGTATATACGGTGAAGGAATGCCACGCTATAAGAACCCGTTCGATAAGGGCCGCTTGATCATCCGTTTCAAGGTGAACTTCCCCAAACCTGGGTTCCTCCCAGCGACCAAACTACCCCAGCTAGAGAAAATACTCCCTGAGCGACAGGAAGTGATTATTCCTGACTCGGCGGAGGAGTGCACCTTGACGGAGTTTGATCCTTCTCAAGATGCTGGTAGAGGGAGCCGGGGTGAGGCATAccatgaggacgacgatgagatGGGCGGTCAACAGAGAGTGCAGTGTGCATCACAATAA